A stretch of the Flavobacterium aquiphilum genome encodes the following:
- the rplP gene encoding 50S ribosomal protein L16, translating to MLQPKRTKYRKVQKGKMKGNSQRGHELSNGMFGIKSVHEDGMFLTSRQIEAARIAATRYMKREGQLWIKIFPDKPITKKPLEVRMGKGKGAVEYWAAVVKPGRIMFEVGGVPLSVAKEALRLAAQKLPVKTKFVIARDFEA from the coding sequence ATGTTACAGCCTAAAAGAACAAAATACCGTAAGGTACAAAAAGGTAAAATGAAAGGGAATTCCCAAAGAGGGCATGAACTTTCTAATGGGATGTTTGGTATCAAATCTGTACATGAAGATGGAATGTTCTTAACTTCTCGTCAAATCGAAGCTGCGCGTATTGCTGCAACTCGTTACATGAAAAGAGAGGGACAATTATGGATTAAAATATTTCCAGACAAGCCTATCACTAAGAAACCTCTTGAGGTACGTATGGGTAAAGGTAAAGGGGCCGTTGAATATTGGGCTGCCGTTGTTAAACCCGGAAGAATTATGTTTGAAGTTGGAGGAGTTCCTTTGTCAGTTGCAAAAGAGGCTTTACGTCTTGCAGCTCAAAAACTTCCAGTAAAAACTAAATTTGTTATAGCTAGAGATTTCGAAGCATAA
- the rpmC gene encoding 50S ribosomal protein L29, whose protein sequence is MKQSEIKDLSAAELQEKLSQTKKLYADLKMAHAISPIENPLQIRSVRRTVARLATELTKRELQ, encoded by the coding sequence ATGAAACAATCAGAAATAAAAGATCTTTCTGCAGCGGAGTTGCAAGAAAAACTTAGTCAAACTAAGAAGCTATATGCTGACTTAAAGATGGCTCACGCGATTTCTCCAATTGAGAACCCACTTCAAATTAGAAGTGTAAGAAGAACAGTTGCAAGATTAGCTACAGAACTTACAAAAAGAGAATTACAATAA
- the rpsQ gene encoding 30S ribosomal protein S17: protein MEEKRNLRKERIGVVTSNKMDKSIVVAQVTKVKHPLYGKFVLKTKKFVAHDEKNDCNIGDTVRISETRPLSKTKCWRLVEILERAK from the coding sequence ATGGAAGAAAAAAGAAATTTAAGAAAAGAAAGAATTGGGGTTGTTACTTCAAACAAAATGGATAAATCCATTGTAGTTGCTCAGGTAACTAAAGTAAAACACCCATTATATGGTAAGTTCGTGTTGAAAACAAAGAAATTTGTTGCACATGACGAAAAAAACGACTGTAACATTGGAGATACTGTAAGAATTAGCGAAACGCGTCCTTTGAGTAAAACAAAATGTTGGAGATTAGTTGAAATCCTAGAAAGAGCTAAATAA
- the rplN gene encoding 50S ribosomal protein L14, whose translation MVQQESRLKVADNTGAKEVLTIRVLGGTKRRYASVGDKIVVSIKDATPNGNVKKGAVSTAVVVRTKKEVRRADGSYIRFDDNACVLLNAAGEMRGTRVFGPVARELREKQFMKIVSLAPEVL comes from the coding sequence ATGGTACAACAAGAATCAAGACTAAAAGTAGCAGATAACACAGGAGCTAAAGAAGTTTTAACTATCCGTGTTTTAGGAGGTACCAAAAGAAGGTATGCCTCTGTTGGAGACAAGATTGTAGTATCTATAAAAGACGCAACACCTAACGGAAACGTTAAAAAAGGTGCTGTTTCAACTGCAGTTGTTGTACGTACCAAAAAAGAAGTGAGAAGAGCCGATGGTTCATACATCAGATTCGATGATAACGCTTGCGTATTGTTGAATGCTGCTGGTGAAATGAGAGGTACTCGTGTTTTTGGTCCGGTAGCAAGAGAACTTCGTGAAAAACAATTCATGAAAATTGTATCATTAGCACCAGAAGTGCTTTAA
- the rplX gene encoding 50S ribosomal protein L24: MIKLKIKSGDIVRVIAGDHKGAEGKVLRVYREKNKAIVEGVNMVSKHTKPSAKNPQGGIVKKEASIQISNISLIDPKTKETTRVGIRVEGDKKVRFSKKSNQVL, from the coding sequence ATGATAAAGCTAAAAATAAAATCAGGAGATATCGTAAGAGTTATTGCTGGAGACCATAAAGGTGCTGAAGGTAAAGTTTTGCGTGTTTACCGTGAGAAGAACAAAGCAATTGTTGAAGGTGTAAATATGGTTTCTAAACACACGAAACCTAGTGCAAAAAACCCTCAAGGTGGTATTGTAAAAAAAGAGGCTTCTATTCAAATATCAAACATCTCTTTAATTGATCCTAAAACTAAGGAAACAACAAGAGTAGGTATCAGAGTTGAAGGAGATAAGAAAGTAAGATTTTCAAAAAAATCTAATCAAGTACTATAG
- the rplE gene encoding 50S ribosomal protein L5 has product MAYIPRLKEEYKSRVITALKEEFGYTNVMQVPKLEKIVLSKGVGAAVSDKKLIDYAVDELTKITGQKAVSTISKKDVASFKLRKGMPIGAKVTLRGEKMYEFLDRLITSALPRVRDFSGIKATGFDGRGNYNLGVLEQIIFPEIDIDKVNKISGMDITFVTTAKTDKEAKSLLAELGLPFKKN; this is encoded by the coding sequence ATGGCATATATACCTAGACTAAAAGAAGAATATAAGAGCAGAGTAATTACTGCTCTTAAAGAAGAATTCGGTTACACAAACGTAATGCAAGTTCCAAAATTGGAAAAAATCGTTTTGAGTAAAGGAGTTGGTGCAGCAGTATCTGATAAAAAATTGATTGACTATGCAGTTGATGAATTAACAAAGATAACTGGACAAAAAGCAGTATCTACTATCTCTAAGAAAGACGTTGCTTCTTTCAAATTGAGAAAAGGAATGCCTATTGGAGCAAAAGTTACTTTGCGAGGTGAAAAAATGTATGAGTTTTTAGACAGACTTATCACTTCAGCATTGCCACGTGTTAGAGATTTCAGTGGTATTAAAGCAACTGGTTTTGACGGTAGAGGAAATTACAATTTAGGTGTTTTAGAGCAAATCATTTTCCCTGAAATTGATATTGACAAAGTAAATAAAATATCTGGAATGGACATTACTTTTGTTACTACTGCAAAAACAGATAAAGAAGCAAAGTCATTGTTGGCTGAATTAGGTTTACCTTTTAAAAAGAATTAA
- the rpsN gene encoding 30S ribosomal protein S14 translates to MAKESMKAREVKREKTVAKYAEKRKALLEAGDYIGLQKLPKNASPVRMHNRCKLTGRPRGYMRQFGISRVTFREMANNGLIPGVKKASW, encoded by the coding sequence ATGGCTAAAGAATCAATGAAAGCCCGTGAGGTTAAAAGAGAGAAAACGGTAGCTAAGTATGCTGAGAAAAGAAAAGCTTTATTAGAAGCTGGAGATTACATCGGTTTACAAAAATTACCTAAAAATGCTTCTCCAGTTCGTATGCACAATCGTTGCAAATTAACAGGAAGACCAAGAGGGTATATGCGTCAATTCGGAATTTCACGTGTTACTTTCCGTGAAATGGCTAATAATGGATTAATTCCAGGTGTTAAAAAAGCAAGCTGGTAA
- the rpsH gene encoding 30S ribosomal protein S8, whose product MYTDPIADYLTRVRNAVAANHKVVEIPASNLKKEITKILFDQGYILSYKFEQNTVQGSIKIALKYDKDTKEPVIKDIQRISKPGLRKYAGASKLPRILNGLGIAIVSTSKGLMTGKQAKQLNVGGEVICYVY is encoded by the coding sequence ATGTATACAGATCCAATTGCAGATTATTTGACGAGAGTTCGAAACGCTGTGGCTGCAAACCACAAAGTTGTCGAAATTCCTGCATCTAATCTAAAAAAAGAAATAACAAAGATCTTATTTGATCAAGGTTATATCTTAAGTTACAAATTTGAACAGAACACAGTTCAAGGTTCAATTAAAATTGCTTTGAAGTATGATAAAGATACTAAAGAGCCAGTAATCAAAGATATTCAAAGAATTAGTAAACCTGGTTTGCGTAAGTATGCAGGTGCTTCTAAATTACCAAGAATCCTTAACGGATTAGGAATTGCTATTGTTTCAACTTCAAAAGGTCTAATGACTGGGAAACAAGCTAAGCAATTAAATGTAGGTGGAGAAGTAATTTGTTACGTATACTAA
- the rplF gene encoding 50S ribosomal protein L6, which produces MSRIGKSPVRIPADVTVTVADGIITVKGKKGQLTQTFSDVDVKVEGDQVLVERSSDYKDQRAKHGLYRALISNMVVGVTEGFTKELELVGVGYRASNQGQKLDLALGFSHNIILEVAPEVTLETISEKGKNPIVKLTSHDKQLLGQVAAKIRGFRRPEPYKGKGVKFVGEVLRRKAGKSA; this is translated from the coding sequence ATGTCAAGAATAGGTAAAAGCCCAGTAAGAATACCAGCAGATGTGACTGTTACAGTTGCAGATGGTATTATTACAGTAAAAGGAAAAAAAGGTCAACTGACACAAACATTTTCGGATGTAGATGTTAAAGTTGAAGGAGATCAGGTTCTAGTTGAAAGATCTTCTGATTACAAAGACCAAAGAGCAAAACATGGTTTGTACAGAGCTTTGATCAGTAACATGGTTGTTGGTGTAACAGAAGGATTTACTAAGGAGTTGGAATTGGTTGGAGTTGGATACAGAGCTTCAAATCAAGGACAAAAATTAGATTTAGCGCTTGGTTTTTCTCACAATATTATTTTAGAAGTAGCTCCAGAGGTAACTCTTGAAACTATATCTGAAAAAGGAAAAAACCCAATTGTAAAGTTAACATCACATGATAAACAACTTTTAGGTCAGGTTGCGGCAAAAATTAGAGGTTTCCGTAGACCAGAACCTTACAAAGGAAAAGGTGTTAAATTTGTAGGTGAAGTATTAAGAAGAAAAGCAGGTAAATCAGCTTAA